The proteins below are encoded in one region of Diachasmimorpha longicaudata isolate KC_UGA_2023 unplaced genomic scaffold, iyDiaLong2 ctg00000089.1, whole genome shotgun sequence:
- the LOC135171704 gene encoding uncharacterized protein LOC135171704, translating to MLGPLRSTSSVVPHLLELCSTNDGEYEPTQPIEINVEINPVPPIVVNPPETQASTTQEHEDWATAVETFPSVNISTIKTRKSEIATMPSTSSTPTQLSTGTANQLEFLEDRILEFTAIDEELRELRASDTTLEELNGHEEYLKDAWIEFAERSQALIANLPADHSYMTGKAFLKTGELKRQTLKRIWKLKGEISTKEKLSAGRTTTSQLKRIDLPTFQGKFSQWKEFSDLFQNLVGRKPDMSPAEKLVRLKEALKGPPAELISSFTATDINYEKAWDKLQRHYENPRLIAGHLFNRVLNLRPMAKGDAKAMITNAHIARETVDHLISTAGIPKEDLGEQFVFHLLKRSMEADTRTTWEQRLGTSTNFIPLQDLVDFLESTARGMTPDDQHEPTVHQRPKEKIQRGKSPPRARVYHAAEATAQRKEPQHIKPADCCAYCNAKHFIGRCPSFLSLSAQKKLEHLSTTRLCYNCFGTHLVTRCKCTKSCMKCQHRHHTLLHMDPTDRERPTTSTINSGPEQPSTSAESGRPTSTQSTRSNENSTDSTTSQGIYAPLSQVEESTQRNSSNVEDTKFSHKSTDQRLVLLATAKARAFSKSGFYTIARILIDQGSELSFISESLVHQLQLQRRHSTIELIGIGGKHACSTRGIVAITLQSTKQPFQQVEINAHILQKLTSRLPTFSCSSASIGSLQQLQLADESYSTPGPINIIIGADNYGKIIGNGIEKSNDDQLVGQLTTFGWILSGPLCNTTYSTRTSLSAARGSTNEQLTELLQRFWVQEEPPISTNPTNELTPDELECEEHFQRTHQRDSSGRYIVRLPLRTSTAALGESRNKALRQLQSVKRRLNANPDYSKLYYDFINEYEALDHMRRIQQVSEPATNYYLPHHGVLREDSLTTKLRVVFNGSNKTSTGISLNDILHAGGKLQVGAMDVLTWLRRHRLVFGTDIVKMFRQINVHPDDWNLQRILCIDENQQLVTYQLTTVTYGQKCSPWLSLRVLQQLVNDEGQRFPAAVLPLTKGRYVDDIYGGADSEGEFKEMIIQLQQICQAGGFPLQKWTSNRPEILQQLNLSTGPAGTVQFEEAVIKTLGLCWHPATDLFQYKSRTFNSTSFTKRVLLSEIAQIFDPLGFIAPVIVRGKILIQELWLLKLAWDDQLPLDYVRRWKEFREELTQLNQLSIPRWLNPSPTTTNVQIHGFADASTAAMGAVVYLRVQRDNETPTISLVCAKTRVAPLKKLTIPRLELTAALLLTKIVSWAQRTLEINGETYLWSDSSVALAWINSHPSRWKEFVHNRVTKIQEELPTAVWRHVGGIYNPADCASRGISPSQLNEHHLWWKGPDWLAKPPSAWPQNTTSSPTDVSLEERPATAHPVAAEARQHPLTEFLNRYSTLSKVLQVTATMNRAIQRLRRQPTPDSSVLTTIELNEARTFWVKVTQHQYFESVFQNLNRDIQLPRQHPLAKLTPRIDDQGILRLGGRLKNSLLDPDETHPIILPRQSRLTTLIINEAHQKTLHGGVQLTMSYTRPIAKLCLLPTDPTPADQQDDN from the exons ATGCTCGGCCCACTTCGCTCAACTTCGTCAGTAGTCCCCCACTTACTGGAACTGTGCTCAACGA ATGATGGAGAGTACGAGCCAACCCAACCCATTGAAATCAACGTCGAGATCAACCCCGTACCTCCAATCGTCGTTAACCCTCCAGAGACGCAAGCTTCAACCACACAGGAGCATGAAGACTGGGCAACTGCTGTGGAAACCTTTCCTTCAGTCAACATCTCAACTATTAAAACGAGGAAGTCCGAAATTGCAACGATGCCATCAACTTCAAGTACACCAACGCAGCTCTCAACAGGTACCGCCAATCAACTAGAGTTTCTGGAAGACAGAATACTAGAATTCACCGCAATTGATGAGGAACTGAGGGAATTAAGAGCCTCAGATACAACGCTGGAGGAACTCAACGGCCATGAGGAGTATTTAAAGGACGCCTGGATTGAATTTGCTGAGCGATCACAGGCATTGATTGCTAATCTACCTGCTGATCACAGCTACATGACGGGAAAGGCATTCCTCAAAACTGGAGAATTAAAACGGCAGACGCTGAAGAGGATCTGGAAACTTAAAGGGGAGATATCAACGAAGGAGAAATTATCCGCGGGTAGAACAACGACCAGTCAACTGAAAAGAATCGATCTCCCAACATTTCAAGGTAAATTTTCCCAGTGGAAAGAGTTTTCTGATCTGTTTCAGAATCTGGTTGGGAGAAAACCAGACATGTCGCCTGCAGAAAAGCTGGTGAGGCTGAAGGAGGCTCTTAAGGGACCCCCAGCTGAGTTAATCTCGTCCTTCACTGCTACGGACATCAACTACGAGAAGGCATGGGACAAACTTCAACGGCATTATGAAAATCCACGTCTCATCGCCGGACACCTCTTCAACAGGGTGCTCAACTTGCGGCCAATGGCTAAGGGAGACGCCAAGGCCATGATAACCAACGCACACATTGCTCGTGAGACAGTGGACCACCTGATCAGCACCGCCGGGATTCCCAAAGAGGATTTGGGCGAGCAATTCGTTTTTCACTTGCTCAAACGATCAATGGAGGCTGATACTCGCACCACGTGGGAACAGAGGCTGGGAACATCAACAAATTTCATACCTCTGCAGGATTTAGTCGACTTCCTGGAGTCAACAGCAAGAGGCATGACTCCAGATGATCAACACGAACCAACGGTTCATCAACGGCcaaaagagaaaattcaacGTGGAAAATCACCACCTCGAGCACGCGTTTATCATGCCGCCGAAGCAACAGCTCAACGAAAGGAGCCTCAACATATTAAGCCTGCTGATTGCTGTGCATATTGCAACGCCAAGCATTTCATTGGAAGGTGCCCATCATTTCTCAGCCTCTCAGCGCAGAAAAAACTAGAGCATCTGTCAACAACACGACTATGCTACAACTGCTTCGGTACACACCTGGTGACGAGATGCAAGTGCACTAAATCTTGCATGAAATGTCAACACAGGCACCACACGCTGTTGCACATGGACccaacagacagagagcgaccaACGACATCGACAATCAACAGCGGTCCAGAGCAACCATCAACGAGTGCGGAATCAG GTCGTCCAACATCAACTCAGTCAACTAGATCCAACGAGAATTCAACAGATTCAACGACTAGCCAGGGGATTTACGCCCCCCTGAGTCAAGTCGAAGAATCGACTCAACGGAATTCGAGCAACGTAGAGGACACTAAGTTCTCCCACAAATCAACGGATCAGCGACTAGTGCTCTTGGCTACGGCTAAAGCCAGGGCATTCTCCAAAAGCGGATTCTACACGATCGCCAGAATCCTCATCGATCAAGGCTCAgagctttcatttatttcggaAAGCCTGGTGCATCAACTTCAACTACAACGACGACATTCAACGATCGAACTCATCGGAATTGGTGGAAAACACGCATGTTCAACGAGAGGGATTGTGGCAATCACGCTCCAATCAACGAAACAGCCATTTCAACAAGTTGAGATCAACGCCCACATCCTGCAAAAGCTAACCTCACGGTTACCAACGTTCTCATGCTCATCTGCATCAATCGGATCACTGCAGCAGCTTCAACTGGCAGATGAGAGCTATTCAACACCTGGACCTATCAACATAATTATCGGAGCTGACAACTACGGGAAAATCATCGGCAACgggattgaaaaatccaacgatGATCAATTAGTTGGCCAACTAACAACATTCGGATGGATCTTATCCGGTCCATTATGCAACACAACGTATTCCACGAGGACCTCCTTATCCGCGGCAAGGGGATCTACCAACGAACAATTAACGGAGCTTCTACAAAGATTCTGGGTCCAGGAAGAACCACCAATCTCAACAAATCCAACCAACGAGCTCACACCAGACGAATTAGAGTGTGAAGAACACTTTCAACGCACTCATCAACGAGACTCGTCTGGGCGCTACATTGTGCGACTGCCACTTCGCACATCAACAGCAGCGCTCGGAGAATCGAGGAATAAAGCGCTTCGTCAGCTCCAGTCGGTGAAACGAAGACTAAACGCTAATCCTGACTACAGCAAACTCTACTATGACTTTATCAACGAATACGAAGCACTTGATCACATGCGACGTATACAACAAGTATCAGAACCAGCAACAAACTACTACCTGCCACATCATGGGGTTCTGAGGGAAGATTCGTTAACCACGAAGCTTCGAGTAGTCTTCAACGGCTCCAACAAGACATCAACGGGTATCTCACTCAACGACATCCTCCACGCGGGCGGAAAGCTCCAAGTGGGTGCAATGGATGTACTCACATGGTTGAGACGACATCGACTCGTCTTCGGCACCGACATCGTTAAGATGTTTCGACAAATCAACGTACACCCTGACGATTGGAATCTTCAACGCATTCTTTGCATAGACGAAAATCAACAACTTGTGACATATCAACTAACAACGGTCACATATGGACAGAAATGCTCTCCATGGCTCTCTTTGAGAGTTCTTCAACAACTCGTCAACGATGAAGGTCAACGATTCCCTGCAGCAGTGCTACCGCTAACTAAAGGCCGTTATGTCGACGACATTTACGGTGGAGCGGACTCTGAGGGAGAATTCaaagaaatgataattcaacTTCAACAGATCTGCCAGGCGGGCGGATTTCCACTTCAAAAGTGGACCAGTAATCGCCCAGAGATACTCCAACAGCTCAACTTGTCAACGGGACCGGCAGGTACAGTGCAATTCGAGGAAGCAGTCATCAAAACGCTCGGATTGTGCTGGCATCCAGCAAcagatttatttcaatataaatcTAGAACATTCAACTCAACGAGCTTCACCAAGAGGGTACTGCTATCGGAAATAGCTCAAATTTTCGATCCTCTTGGATTCATCGCACCAGTCATTGTTCGAGGAAAAATACTCATCCAAGAACTATGGCTACTTAAACTCGCTTGGGATGATCAACTTCCACTCGACTATGTTCGAAGGTGGAAAGAGTTCAGGGAGGAACTCACGCAACTAAATCAACTGTCCATCCCAAGATGGCTAAATCCATCTCCAACGACTACCAACGTACAAATACATGGATTTGCCGACGCATCAACAGCTGCCATGGGAGCAGTCGTTTATCTACGAGTTCAACGAGACAACGAAACACCAACAATCAGCTTGGTGTGTGCAAAAACAAGAGTTGCACCACTGAAAAAGCTGACGATTCCACGCCTGGAGCTAACCGCGGCCCTTCTGCTAACAAAGATTGTCAGCTGGGCACAACGCACATTGGAAATCAACGGAGAGACATACCTttggtctgattcttctgtAGCTTTGGCATGGATCAACAGCCATCCATCGAGATGGAAGGAATTCGTTCACAATAGAGTAACGAAAATCCAGGAAGAGTTACCAACAGCCGTATGGAGACATGTTGGTGGGATTTACAACCCTGCTGACTGCGCTTCACGTGGCATCTCACCGAGCCAACTCAACGAACATCACCTTTGGTGGAAAGGTCCTGACTGGCTAGCAAAACCGCCGTCAGCCTGGCCACAAAATACAACCAGTTCTCCAACGGACGTGTCTCTTGAAGAGAGACCAGCAACAGCTCACCCAGTAGCTGCTGAAGCTAGGCAGCATCCACTGACAGAGTTCCTCAACAGATACTCTACTTTATCGAAAGTATTACAAGTCACCGCAACGATGAATCGAGCCATCCAACGACTTAGACGACAACCAACGCCCGATTCATCAGTATTAACAACGATAGAACTCAACGAAGCGAGGACATTCTGGGTTAAGGTAACACAACACCAATATTTTGAATCTGTGTTTCAGAACTTGAACAGAGATATTCAACTACCTCGCCAACATCCACTGGCCAAGCTCACCCCGAGAATTGATGATCAAGGAATTCTCAGGCTTGGTGGACGACTAAAGAACTCATTGCTTGATCCAGACGAGACTCATCCAATTATCTTACCACGACAATCTCGCCTGACAACGCTCATCATCAACGAAGCTCACCAGAAAACACTCCACGGAGGAGTTCAACTCACCATGTCTTACACCAGACCGATAGCAAAACTTTGCTTGCTACCAACGGACCCAACACCAGCAGACCAACAAGATGACAACTAG
- the LOC135171708 gene encoding uncharacterized protein LOC135171708, with protein sequence MCDSDNLEDQSDQPCAKKEKLDYGILPSHHSQQSSQGSQHILIETGRHPDHSNTRHTINLVTTIDAVFVRYLDDVPSNIFVMYFSYHRPIVTVIPAEETSNITITEITNENI encoded by the exons atgtgtgatagtgataacttagaagatcaaagtgatcaaccgtgTGCAAAGAAAGAGAAACTAGACTATggcatactaccaagtcatca ttcccaacaatcatcgcagggatcacaacatattcttattgaaactggacgccaccctgatcattcaaacacaaggcatactatcaatcttgt aacaacaatagatgctgtatttgtgagatatcttgatgatgttccgtccaatatttttgtaatgtactttagttatcatcgaccaatcgtcacagtaataccggcagaggaaacatcaaatataactattactgaaatcacgaatgaaaatatttaa
- the LOC135171709 gene encoding uncharacterized protein LOC135171709, with product MEFAINPLPESRDPADWVEEAFRDVYNKIIEAGGRGMNRMCLTFNFANMQRDNAWISPRAIKGYEFQDLWNLVSSIAQSANGFGCADKFWIKLHVAEAPVGQGFLENGMKRGFSRKCILQISNEDGLCLARSLVVAKAHAEKLKTRADKGKIHEVWQAIRQCKGKMQRKEAERLTRRAGVIAPDEGCGLQEVAQYQRYLAEEGCLIKVYSLMRNGKDHPVLYDGTPELISRKMTVRYTLPIVYYPEENHYEPIQNLPSFFGVKYYCEHCNKPYTTQGHVCDRTCDRCLKNPPCDSTIVDKIVCDDCNREFHGQLCFDQHKKPGSFSGNNPTVCDYIKLCGQCNTKIDHRKAQNHVCHKYYCNVCQKDEDSSHLCYMPTLKSKKKLTLKRVAFVFYDFETRQDELLQGTTDVNVHIPNLCVAQTVCDRCADMTDDDIVNANDNHGNPCGVCKHRENVFDGEDPVRGFVDYITSMGKTYKKVVCIAHNAKGYDSQFVLRDVMKRINSQIKAIINGTNIILMDFGDNKFIDSLNYFHMALASLPKAFGLGNIAKGYFPHFFNTKENQNYVGPIPDRKYYGADTMGVQDREKFLSWYNDRVEEDYEFDFRKEILHYCRLDVTILRRACVEFRKLIMNAGNVCPFTECVTIASTCMRIFQTNFLKDKQIGIIPQGGYRLGKTQSKIAIEWLLWREHCENHRIIHAGRTREHRTTSGLRLDGFWEDTANNNKKYAYQFHGCYWHGCPRCFKFNRDKELSHKDTLESRYERTGAITRELRHSGYEVVEMWECDFIRQKKTDHVLANFVENVDQQMFIALDPRDAFFGGRTGNTVTHYDVKDNEKIRYVDVCSLYPYVLKTGIFPIGHPTVHVGRDCQLICPNNNISRIEGLVKCRVLPPRQLFHPVLPVKAHGKLLFPLCRSCCDDLVQDNCPHDDPAAREFLGTWVAPELRKAVEMGYKILEISELWEYKSTTRYNPVTRTGGLFAEYINTFLKIKQEASDWPAECVDDESKNRYIAEYETREGIKLDKDKIQKNAGLRAVAKLCLNCLWGKFGERENLTKKAIIRTHEEFANIMFNPEIEVTGLVPVDNDTLFMSWKHLNEAAEMSTKANVVIAAYTTAHARLKLYSYLEKQQERVLYYDTDSVIYVSDGSNELPLGNFLGDLTDEVEGYGEGSFITSFVSGGPKFYTYRVKKPDGSIAEVSKIKGVRLNYESRKQIHYDSIRALVVDKADPYQIDYHGIRRTVYHDVITKPESKIVRATGPKRRLDGFATLPYGFKKPRLNRC from the coding sequence atggagtttgcaatcaaccctttacctgaaagtcgtgaccctgccgactgggttgaagaagcttttcgtgatgtctataataaaattattgaggctggaggacgtggtatgaatcgaatgtgccttacattcaattttgcaaatatgcaaagagacaatgcctggataagtccacgtgcgatcaaaggatatgagtttcaagatctatggaatcttgttagttctatcgcgcagagcgcaaacggtttcggatgtgccgataagttttggatcaaacttcacgtggctgaagccccggtaggtcaaggtttccttgaaaacggcatgaaaagagggtttagtagaaaatgtatccttcagatttcgaatgaagatggcttgtgtctagcccgatcacttgttgtggccaaagcacatgcagaaaaattaaaaaccagagctgataagggcaagatccacgaggtatggcaggcaatccggcaatgcaagggaaaaatgcaacgtaaggaggccgaaagactaactcgaagggcaggagtcattgctcctgacgaaggctgtggtctacaggaagttgctcaatatcagcgatacttggctgaagaaggatgccttatcaaggtctattccctcatgagaaacggaaaagatcaccctgtgctctacgatggtacacctgaattgattagcagaaagatgaccgtccgatataccttaccgattgtgtattatcctgaagagaaccactatgagccaatccaaaatttaccttcattctttggcgtgaagtattattgcgagcattgtaacaaaccttacactacgcaaggacatgtttgtgataggacttgtgataggtgtttgaagaatcctccgtgtgactctacgattgttgataaaatagtgtgtgacgattgtaatcgagagtttcacgggcaattgtgcttcgatcaacataagaaaccaggatctttcagcggaaataaccccaccgtctgtgactatataaaattgtgtggccaatgtaatacgaaaattgatcatcgcaaagctcagaatcatgtgtgccataaatattattgcaacgtatgtcaaaaggacgaagatagttctcatctctgctatatgcccaccttaaaaagcaagaaaaaattgactttgaaacgcgtggcgtttgttttctacgactttgaaaccagacaggatgagcttctgcaaggaactacagatgtcaacgtacacattcctaatctttgcgttgcacaaactgtgtgtgaccgctgtgcagatatgaccgacgatgacattgtgaacgcaaacgataatcacggaaatccatGTGGCGTttgtaaacatcgggaaaatgttttcgatggtgaggatcctgtgcgaggatttgttgattacatcacgtcgatgggtaagacgtataaaaaagtagtttgtattgcacataacgcgaaaggctatgattcacaattcgttttgagagacgtcatgaaacgcattaacagtcaaattaaagcgataattaacggaacaaacattatcttgatggattttggggataataaatttatagacagtttaaattattttcacatggctcttgcaagtttaccgaaagcttttggattggggaatatagcgaaaggctattttccacattttttcaatacaaaagagaatcaaaactacgtagggcctatacctgatagaaaatattatggtgctgacactatgggagtacaagatcgtgaaaaattcttatcctggtataatgatcgtgtcgaagaagattatgaatttgattttcgtaaagaaattcttcattattgcagacttgatgttacaattttgagacgagcctgtgttgaatttcgaaaactgattatgaatgctggaaatgtctgtccttttacagaatgtgtaacgattgcttctacatgcatgcgtatttttcaaacaaatttcttaaaagacaagcagataggcattatacctcagggaggatatcggttagggaaaacgcagtcgaaaatcgcaattgaatggctcttgtggcgcgaacattgcgagaatcatcgaataatacatgccggacgaactcgtgaacacagaacaacttcaggcctgcgtctagatggtttttgggaggataccgcgaataataataagaaatatgcatatcagttccacggatgttattggcacggatgcccacggtgtttcaaattcaatagagataaagagttaagtcacaaggatacactagagagccgatatgagagaacaggggcgattacccgggaattgcgacactcgggttatgaagtcgttgaaatgtgggaatgcgattttattcgtcaaaaaaagacagatcatgtgttggcgaattttgtagaaaacgttgatcagcaaatgtttatagctctggatccgcgcgatgcatttttcgggggacgaacaggaaataccgtaacacattatgatgtaaaagataatgagaaaattcgctatgttgacgtttgttcgttatacccatacgttttaaagacagggattttcccgattggacatcccactgtccatgtggggcgtgattgtcagcttatatgccctaataataatatttcgcggatagaaggtctcgtgaaatgtcgcgttttaccccctcgtcaattatttcaccctgttttaccagtaaaagcccatggaaagttactgttccctctctgtcgatcatgctgcgatgatcttgtacaagataattgccctcatgatgatcccgctgctcgcgaatttttgggaacttgggtcgctccagaacttcgtaaagccgtagaaatggggtataaaatattagaaatcagtgagctttgggagtataagagtactacgcgttataatcctgtgacgcgaacaggtggattatttgccgaatacattaacacttttttgaaaataaaacaagaggcttcggattggcctgctgagtgtgtagatgatgaatcaaagaatcgatatattgctgaatatgagacgcgagaaggtataaaacttgacaaagataaaattcaaaagaatgccggattaagagccgtagcaaaactttgtttaaactgtctctggggtaaatttggggagagggagaacttgacaaaaaaagctattattcgaacacatgaggaatttgcaaatataatgtttaatcctgaaattgaagtaacaggacttgttcctgtcgataacgacactctcttcatgtcctggaaacatttaaacgaagccgcggaaatgtccactaaggctaatgttgttattgcggcttatacaaccgctcacgcgcgtctaaagttatattcttatctagaaaaacaacaagaacgtgttttatattatgatacagattcggtaatttacgtcagcgatggatcaaatgaattaccgctagggaattttctaggggatttgaccgacgaagtagagggctacggagaaggaagtttcattacttcttttgtctctggggggcctaaattttatacttatcgcgtaaaaaaaccggacggtagtatcgcggaagttagtaaaataaaaggggttagactgaattatgaatcgcgtaaacaaattcattacgactcgattcgcgcgctcgttgtcgataaagcagatccctaccagatcgactatcatggtatccgtcggacagtgtatcatgacgtcatcacgaaacctgagagtaagatcgtacgtgcgacaggaccaaaacggcggcttgatggtttcgcgacactgccctatggtttcaaaaaaccgcgattgaaccgctgctag